One part of the Lycium ferocissimum isolate CSIRO_LF1 chromosome 8, AGI_CSIRO_Lferr_CH_V1, whole genome shotgun sequence genome encodes these proteins:
- the LOC132067722 gene encoding protein CHUP1, chloroplastic, giving the protein MIVRVGLVVAASIAAYAVKQINLKPKKPSSKPLAKPSENGEPLPEQRGDEEDEKKQLLYSTDSLKEVVDEEEEKEEVKLINGIINPAQGNQLDLDDDLFPEFEDLLSGEIEFPLPNDKYDTAREEREKVYQTEMAYNANELERLRNLVKELEEREVKLEGELLEYYGLKEQESDIVDLQKQLKIKSVEIDMLNITINSLQAEKQKLQEEVFHGTTARKDLEAARSKIKELQRQMQLEANQTKAQLLLLKQHVSGLQEKEEEAFKRDSDIDKKLKIVKELEVEVMELKRKNRELQHEKRELVIKLDAAESKIANLSNMTENEMVAHVREEVTNLKHTNEDLLKQVEGLQMNRFSEVEELVYLRWVNACLRFELRNYQTPQGKVSARDLSKNLSPRSQQKAKQLMLEYAGSERGQGDTDLESNFSQPSSPGSEDFDNVSIDSSTSRFSNFSKKPNLIQKLKKWGSRGKDDSSVMSSPARSLGGASPARMSMSVRPRGPLESLMLRNAGDGVAITSFGTAEQEYDSPEMPRLPPIRTQENSAEALNSVASSFSLMSKSVEGVLDEKYPAFKDRHKLAVEREKQIKVKAEQARVARFEKSLPPKLSQLKEKPVSLPGSVAVFPVVSTSGDSAEQSSDSKTDSQAVSKMKLVNIEKRPTRTPRPPPTRSGGGPAPAGNNVTGGAPGGGGPPPPPPPPGAPPPPPPPGGGAPRPPPPPGSLMKGGAGGDKVHRAPELVEFYQSLMKRESKKETSSALVTTTSNTSDARSNMIGEIANKSTFLLAVKADVESQGEFVESLASEVRAASFTNIEDLVSFVNWLDEELSFLVDERAVLKHFDWPEGKADALREAAFEYQDLMKLEKHVTTFVDDPNLQCDAALKKMYRLLEKVEQSVYALLRTRDMAASRYREFGIPTDWLQDSGVVGKIKLSSVQLARKYMKRVASELDAMGGPEKEPNREFLILQGVRFAFRVHQFAGGFDAESMKAFEELRSRVASQTREENTQ; this is encoded by the exons ATGATAGTCAGGGTAGGTTTAGTAGTTGCTGCTTCTATAGCTGCTTATGCAGTTAAGCAGATAAATTTAAAACCCAAAAAGCCATCATCTAAACCTCTAGCCAAACCTTCAG AAAATGGTGAACCATTGCCTGAACAACGAGGCGATGAAGAGGACGAAAAGAAGCAGCTCTTGTATTCGACAGATAGCCTCAAAGAAGTGGTT GATGaggaagaggagaaagaagaagttAAATTAATCAATGGAATTATAAATCCAGCACAGGGTAACCAGCTTGATCTTGATGATGATCTTTTCCCTGAATTCGAAGATCTTTTATCTGGTGAGATCGAATTTCCGTTACCGAACGACAAATATGATACagcaagagaagagagagagaaggttTACCAAACCGAGATGGCCTACAACGCGAACGAACTGGAAAGATTACGAAACCTTGTTAAGGAACTCGAGGAAAGGGAAGTGAAGCTCGAAGGGGAGTTGTTGGAGTATTATGGTTTGAAGGAACAAGAATCGGATATTGTCGACTTACAAAAGCAGCTCAAGATTAAGTCTGTTGAGATTGACATGCTCAATATTACTATAAATAGCTTGCAGGCCGAGAAACAAAAGCTTCAAGAAGAGGTTTTTCACGGAACTACTGCTCGGAAAGATCTAGAAGCTGCTAGGAGCAAGATTAAAGAGTTGCAACGGCAGATGCAACTTGAAGCTAATCAAACAAAAGCTCAGTTGTTGCTGCTCAAACAACATGTTAGCGGacttcaagaaaaggaagaagaagcttTCAAGAGAGATTCTGACATTGACAAGAAACTTAAAATTGTGAAGGAGTTGGAAGTGGAGGTTATGGAGCTTAAGAGGAAGAACAGAGAACTTCAGCATGAAAAGAGAGAGCTTGTTATTAAATTGGATGCTGCCGAATCTAAAATAGCAAACCTATCCAATATGACAGAG AATGAAATGGTTGCCCATGTAAGGGAAGAGGTAACTAATTTGAAGCACACAAATGAAGATCTTCTAAAACAAGTAGAAGGACTTCAGATGAACAGATTCAGTGAAGTTGAAGAGCTAGTTTATCTTCGTTGGGTCAACGCATGCTTAAGATTTGAACTACGGAACTACCAAACTCCTCAAGGAAAGGTATCGGCTCGTGATCTCAGTAAAAATCTGAGCCCGAGATCTCAGCAGAAGGCCAAACAGTTGATGTTAGAATACGCAGGATCGGAACGAGGCCAAGGAGATACGGATCTCGAAAGCAATTTCTCGCAGCCATCTTCACCCGGTAGTGAAGACTTTGATAATGTTTCTATTGACAGTTCCACTAGCAGATTTAGTAATTTCAGTAAAAAGCCCAACTTAATCCAGAAGTTGAAGAAATGGGGCAGCCGAGGTAAAGACGATTCTAGTGTTATGTCTTCACCAGCAAGATCTCTTGGGGGAGCATCTCCTGCTAGGATGAGTATGAGCGTTAGGCCGCGGGGCCCGCTAGAATCCTTAATGCTTAGGAACGCAGGTGATGGAGTAGCCATTACTAGTTTCGGAACAGCTGAGCAGGAATATGATTCCCCTGAAATGCCAAGGCTTCCGCCGATTAGGACACAAGAGAATTCTGCTGAGGCACTGAACTCAGTTGCATCGTCCTTCTCTCTAATGTCGAAATCGGTTGAAGGAGTTTTAGATGAGAAGTATCCAGCATTCAAAGATAGACATAAGCTGGCAGTAGAACGAGAGAAGCAAATTAAGGTAAAAGCCGAGCAAGCAAGAGTAGCAAGGTTCGAGAAGTCCTTGCCTCCAAAACTTTCTCAGCTGAAAGAGAAGCCGGTGTCATTGCCAGGGTCTGTAGCAGTTTTTCCGGTGGTCTCTACCTCTGGTGACTCAGCTGAGCAGTCCAGTGATAGCAAAACCGACTCTCAAGCGGTGAGCAAAATGAAACTCGTTAATATTGAGAAAAGACCTACTAGGACTCCTCGTCCACCTCCTACACGATCAGGAGGTGGACCTGCTCCAGCTGGTAATAATGTTACAGGTGGAGCACCTGGCGGTGGGGGCCCACCCCCACCACCTCCACCGCCTGGTGCTCCACCACCGCCACCGCCACCTGGCGGAGGCGCTCCTAGACCACCACCTCCTCCTGGATCTCTAATGAAAGGAGGGGCTGGTGGTGATAAGGTCCATCGTGCTCCTGAATTAGTTGAATTCTACCAATCATTGATGAAACGCGAGTCAAAGAAGGAGACATCATCAGCTTTAGTAACCACTACTTCAAACACATCAGATGCAAGAAGCAACATGATCGGGGAGATAGCAAACAAATCCACATTCCTCTTAGCT GTGAAAGCTGATGTGGAAAGTCAAGGTGAATTCGTCGAGTCATTGGCATCTGAAGTTCGTGCTGCTTCATTTACCAATATCGAGGATCTAGTGTCGTTCGTGAACTGGCTAGATGAAGAACTCTCCTTCTTG GTTGACGAACGAGCTGTACTCAAGCACTTTGATTGGCCTGAGGGAAAAGCGGATGCATTGAGGGAGGCTGCTTTCGAATATCAAGATCTAATGAAACTAGAAAAGCATGTAACCACCTTTGTAGATGACCCAAATCTTCAATGTGATGCTGCTTTGAAAAAAATGTACAGGTTGCTTGAAAA GGTGGAACAGAGTGTTTATGCACTATTGCGTACTCGTGATATGGCTGCATCACGATACAGAGAATTTGGCATTCCTACTGATTGGTTGCAAGATTCAGGTGTTGTTGGCAAG ATCAAGCTTTCATCAGTACAATTGGCGAGGAAGTACATGAAACGTGTAGCATCAGAGCTTGATGCCATGGGTGGACCTGAAAAGGAACCAAACAGAGAATTTTTGATTCTACAAGGGGTTCGTTTTGCTTTCAGAGTTCATCAG tTTGCTGGAGGATTTGATGCTGAAAGCATGAAGGCATTTGAAGAACTAAGGAGCCGTGTCGCCTCACAAACAAGAGAAGAGAATACACAATAA